In Juglans microcarpa x Juglans regia isolate MS1-56 chromosome 7D, Jm3101_v1.0, whole genome shotgun sequence, the following are encoded in one genomic region:
- the LOC121238822 gene encoding protein LNK2 isoform X2: protein MFDWNDEELANIIWGEGDESGDHIVPYPEASEDYPKKKQWNQETATIKSTELRTAGVKIDLHGRKLESSSDLDTNADITTSGFGEDLWPDLSLSNPAKTDQDSMGTEVSNSLTEIKQFKASRETAQLDKDVEIFQNTHEDKEQDDLVDYEWANIGSFDDLDRIFSNDDPVFGHTSVGNADVQWSSSKDVANSPVKTFPISVDSPSLASGEPQKQSKQFEIKTEYLQHDDQAFTFGHGNIKDPALHDMQNAHGISDHVEYVGDKRKPVEKAQIDMDMVVKTSAATSRPATANVMNTEELINKASRQTKKLKCQRKSLEKNEGTTLPHLHGTWSSSRNPPGQFESQMASSMHQSPPSSMLSQQRLFPGPESLQYQHVANLYVVPSAYGNLTSPYPAMPVLAHIRSAEHKHQPLLSGCDGSPCGPNPQSKSVNTPVKPLTMTPQEKIEKLRRRQQMQALLAIKKQQQQFSQQVPSNNNFITQRCLQESQTQHFEEANLEVEDKSTLPALNPTSPIEQDDSNTVSVAVNNYSVEDMVLYRLQDIISKLDMKLRLRIRDSLFRLAQSAMQRHHASDTGSTNKSSRDEHEVVAKEEINSFNRYSTMPDMETETNPIDRTVAHLLFHRPLELPSRHPDTPESPISTKLPHECKVAGSVNLSMGCLPEGAKSKQNSPHQGSKNSCPLSETHHVNQFKSGPCIDTSENASNNETADGGAVEADASK, encoded by the exons ATGTTTGATTGGAACGACGAAGAG CTTGCAAACATAATATGGGGTGAGGGTGATGAGAGTGGTGACCACATTGTGCCTTATCCTGAGGCAAGTGAAGATTATCCCAAGAAGAAGCAATGGAACCAAGAAACTGCTACCATCAAGTCTACTGAGCTGAGGACAGCTGGGGTGAAAATTGATTTGCATGGCAGAAAGCTGGAGAGCAGTTCCGACCTTGACACCAATGCAGATATTACTACTTCAGGATTTGGCGAGGATTTATGGCCTGATTTGTCTTTATCCAATCCTGCCAAAACTGATCAGGATTCTATGGGTACTGAGGTGTCTAACAGCTTAACTGAAATTAAACAATTTAAAGCATCAAGAG AGACAGCTCAACTTGATaaagatgttgaaatttttcaaaatacccATGAAGATAAAGAACAAGATGATTTGGTTGATTATGAATGGGCAAATATTGGAAGCTTTGATGATCTTGATCGAATTTTCAG TAATGATGACCCAGTTTTTGGCCATACAAGTGTTGGTAATGCTGATGTGCAATGGTCTTCTTCCAAAGATGTTGCTAACAGCCCAGTAAAAACCTTCCCAATATCTGTTGACTCACCAAGTTTGGCTTCTGGAGAACCACAGAAACAATCTAaacaatttgaaattaaaacagAATATTTGCAACATGATGACCAGGCATTTACCTTCGGCCATGGGAACATCAAAGATCCTGCACTGCATGATATGCAGAATGCACATGGGATCTCAGATCATGTGGAATATGTTGGAGATAAAAGGAAGCCTGTGGAAAAGGCACAG ATAGATATGGACATGGTGGTGAAAACCTCTGCAGCAACCTCTCGCCCAGCTACTGCAAATGTCATGAACACTGAGGAGCTTATCAATAAG GCTTCTAGGcaaacaaaaaagttgaaatgtcAAAGAAAGTCATTGGAGAAGAATGAGGGGACAACATTACCTCATTTGCATGGTACCTGGTCTTCATCACGAAACCCACCTGGACAATTTGAGAGCCAAATGGCTTCCTCCATGCATCAGTCTCCTCCCTCTTCAATGCTCAGTCAACAGAGGCTGTTTCCAGGACCCGAGTCTTTACAATACCAGCATGTTGCCAATCTATATGTGGTTCCATCAGCATATGGGAATCTCACGAGTCCATATCCTGCCATGCCTGTGCTTGCTCACATTCGGTCTGCTGAGCATAAGCATCAGCCATTGCTTTCTGGTTGTGATGGTTCTCCATGCGGTCCAAATCCTCAAAGCAAGTCAGTGAACACCCCTGTGAAACCTCTGACCATGACACCTcaggaaaaaattgaaaaactaagGAGGCGGCAGCAAATGCAAGCACTGCTTGCCATTAAGAAACAACAGCAACAATTTAGTCAACAAGTCCCttctaacaataattttatCACTCAAAGATgcctccaagaaagccaaactCAGCACTTTGAGGAAGCCAATCTTGAAGTTGAAGATAAAAGCACTCTTCCTGCTCTGAATCCAACCTCACCTATTGAGCAAGATGATTCCAATACAGTCTCTGTGGCAGTAAATAATTATTCAGTGGAGGATATGGTACTTTACAGGCTTCAAGATATTATTTCAAAG TTGGACATGAAATTAAGACTTCGTATACGGGATAGCTTGTTCCGGTTGGCTCAAAGTGCAATGCAAAGGCATCACGCTAGTGATACAGGCAGTACCAACAAAAGTAGCAGGGATGAACATGAAGTCGTTGCAAAGGAAGAAATCAACAGTTTTAATAG GTATTCAACAATGCCTGACATGGAGACAGAGACTAATCCCATAGACCGAACAGTGGCCCATTTACTCTTTCATAGGCCTTTGGAGTTACCATCAAGACATCCTGATACACCTGAATCACCTATTTCTACAAAGCTTCCACATGAATGCAAAGTCGCAGGCTCAGTGAACTTGTCGATGGGCTGCCTGCCAGAGGGTGCAAAAAGTAAACAGAACTCTCCGCACCAAGGATCTAAGAATTCTTGCCCGTTATCTGAAACCCACCATGTCAATCAGTTTAAAAGTGGCCCTTGCATAGACACTTCAGAGAACGCTTCAAACAATGAGACTGCAGATGGTGGAGCTGTGGAGGCTGATGCCTCTAAATGA
- the LOC121238822 gene encoding protein LNK2 isoform X3 — protein MFDWNDEELANIIWGEGDESGDHIVPYPEASEDYPKKKQWNQETATIKSTELRTAGVKIDLHGRKLESSSDLDTNADITTSGFGEDLWPDLSLSNPAKTDQDSMGTEVSNSLTEIKQFKASRGAQLDKDVEIFQNTHEDKEQDDLVDYEWANIGSFDDLDRIFSNDDPVFGHTSVGNADVQWSSSKDVANSPVKTFPISVDSPSLASGEPQKQSKQFEIKTEYLQHDDQAFTFGHGNIKDPALHDMQNAHGISDHVEYVGDKRKPVEKAQIDMDMVVKTSAATSRPATANVMNTEELINKASRQTKKLKCQRKSLEKNEGTTLPHLHGTWSSSRNPPGQFESQMASSMHQSPPSSMLSQQRLFPGPESLQYQHVANLYVVPSAYGNLTSPYPAMPVLAHIRSAEHKHQPLLSGCDGSPCGPNPQSKSVNTPVKPLTMTPQEKIEKLRRRQQMQALLAIKKQQQQFSQQVPSNNNFITQRCLQESQTQHFEEANLEVEDKSTLPALNPTSPIEQDDSNTVSVAVNNYSVEDMVLYRLQDIISKLDMKLRLRIRDSLFRLAQSAMQRHHASDTGSTNKSSRDEHEVVAKEEINSFNRYSTMPDMETETNPIDRTVAHLLFHRPLELPSRHPDTPESPISTKLPHECKVAGSVNLSMGCLPEGAKSKQNSPHQGSKNSCPLSETHHVNQFKSGPCIDTSENASNNETADGGAVEADASK, from the exons ATGTTTGATTGGAACGACGAAGAG CTTGCAAACATAATATGGGGTGAGGGTGATGAGAGTGGTGACCACATTGTGCCTTATCCTGAGGCAAGTGAAGATTATCCCAAGAAGAAGCAATGGAACCAAGAAACTGCTACCATCAAGTCTACTGAGCTGAGGACAGCTGGGGTGAAAATTGATTTGCATGGCAGAAAGCTGGAGAGCAGTTCCGACCTTGACACCAATGCAGATATTACTACTTCAGGATTTGGCGAGGATTTATGGCCTGATTTGTCTTTATCCAATCCTGCCAAAACTGATCAGGATTCTATGGGTACTGAGGTGTCTAACAGCTTAACTGAAATTAAACAATTTAAAGCATCAAGAGGTG CTCAACTTGATaaagatgttgaaatttttcaaaatacccATGAAGATAAAGAACAAGATGATTTGGTTGATTATGAATGGGCAAATATTGGAAGCTTTGATGATCTTGATCGAATTTTCAG TAATGATGACCCAGTTTTTGGCCATACAAGTGTTGGTAATGCTGATGTGCAATGGTCTTCTTCCAAAGATGTTGCTAACAGCCCAGTAAAAACCTTCCCAATATCTGTTGACTCACCAAGTTTGGCTTCTGGAGAACCACAGAAACAATCTAaacaatttgaaattaaaacagAATATTTGCAACATGATGACCAGGCATTTACCTTCGGCCATGGGAACATCAAAGATCCTGCACTGCATGATATGCAGAATGCACATGGGATCTCAGATCATGTGGAATATGTTGGAGATAAAAGGAAGCCTGTGGAAAAGGCACAG ATAGATATGGACATGGTGGTGAAAACCTCTGCAGCAACCTCTCGCCCAGCTACTGCAAATGTCATGAACACTGAGGAGCTTATCAATAAG GCTTCTAGGcaaacaaaaaagttgaaatgtcAAAGAAAGTCATTGGAGAAGAATGAGGGGACAACATTACCTCATTTGCATGGTACCTGGTCTTCATCACGAAACCCACCTGGACAATTTGAGAGCCAAATGGCTTCCTCCATGCATCAGTCTCCTCCCTCTTCAATGCTCAGTCAACAGAGGCTGTTTCCAGGACCCGAGTCTTTACAATACCAGCATGTTGCCAATCTATATGTGGTTCCATCAGCATATGGGAATCTCACGAGTCCATATCCTGCCATGCCTGTGCTTGCTCACATTCGGTCTGCTGAGCATAAGCATCAGCCATTGCTTTCTGGTTGTGATGGTTCTCCATGCGGTCCAAATCCTCAAAGCAAGTCAGTGAACACCCCTGTGAAACCTCTGACCATGACACCTcaggaaaaaattgaaaaactaagGAGGCGGCAGCAAATGCAAGCACTGCTTGCCATTAAGAAACAACAGCAACAATTTAGTCAACAAGTCCCttctaacaataattttatCACTCAAAGATgcctccaagaaagccaaactCAGCACTTTGAGGAAGCCAATCTTGAAGTTGAAGATAAAAGCACTCTTCCTGCTCTGAATCCAACCTCACCTATTGAGCAAGATGATTCCAATACAGTCTCTGTGGCAGTAAATAATTATTCAGTGGAGGATATGGTACTTTACAGGCTTCAAGATATTATTTCAAAG TTGGACATGAAATTAAGACTTCGTATACGGGATAGCTTGTTCCGGTTGGCTCAAAGTGCAATGCAAAGGCATCACGCTAGTGATACAGGCAGTACCAACAAAAGTAGCAGGGATGAACATGAAGTCGTTGCAAAGGAAGAAATCAACAGTTTTAATAG GTATTCAACAATGCCTGACATGGAGACAGAGACTAATCCCATAGACCGAACAGTGGCCCATTTACTCTTTCATAGGCCTTTGGAGTTACCATCAAGACATCCTGATACACCTGAATCACCTATTTCTACAAAGCTTCCACATGAATGCAAAGTCGCAGGCTCAGTGAACTTGTCGATGGGCTGCCTGCCAGAGGGTGCAAAAAGTAAACAGAACTCTCCGCACCAAGGATCTAAGAATTCTTGCCCGTTATCTGAAACCCACCATGTCAATCAGTTTAAAAGTGGCCCTTGCATAGACACTTCAGAGAACGCTTCAAACAATGAGACTGCAGATGGTGGAGCTGTGGAGGCTGATGCCTCTAAATGA
- the LOC121238777 gene encoding LOW QUALITY PROTEIN: F-box protein SKIP5 (The sequence of the model RefSeq protein was modified relative to this genomic sequence to represent the inferred CDS: inserted 1 base in 1 codon), whose amino-acid sequence MDMEAKTKEEEGENGRKWKRSLRKKSFKSASFCSINNLDDGCLMHIFSFLSPIPDRYNTALVCHRWQYLACHPRLWLRVDRSVKDLSDPGVFPNIETAVAAARPGDTILVAAGGSHLASNIQIKKPLCLIGGGELPDETTLICSRGSDSALEFLSTCKLANLTVKAELGCCLLHRRGRLTIDGCVLQCESNPXDYLSFPIVSTASVTQQLPSSMKSHSDGVFVSQTRIEGGARAVLTSGDLELQRVRVIYARTSLLFWFDVEHQ is encoded by the exons ATGGACATGGAGGCGAagactaaagaagaagaaggggaaaaTGGGAGAAAGTGGAAGCGAAGCCTAAGGAAAAAGAGCTTTAAATCAGCTTCGTTTTGTTCAATAAACAATCTTGATGATGGCTGTCTCATGCACATCTTTAGTTTCCTTTCGCCAATTCCAG ATCGGTATAACACCGCCCTCGTTTGCCACAGATGGCAGTACTTGGCATGTCACCCTCGGTTGTGGCTGCGAGTAGACCGATCAGTCAAAGATTTATCTGATCCTGGAGTTTTCCCCAATATTGAGACAGCCGTCGCTGCAGCAAG GCCTGGAGACACCATTTTAGTTGCAGCAGGAGGGAGTCATCTTGCctctaatattcaaataaaaaaaccactttgtttg ATTGGTGGAGGTGAGCTTCCTGATGAGACAACTCTAATTTGTTCTCGAGGTTCAGACAG CGCATTGGAGTTCCTGTCCACCTGCAAACTGGCAAACTTGACAGTGAAGGCAGAGCTTGGTTGCTGCTTACTTCATAGAAGGGGAAGGCTAACTATCGATGGATGTGTTCTTCAATGCGAGTCTAACC TGGACTATTTGTCATTCCCGATTGTGAGTACAGCCAGTGTTACTCAGCAGCTCCCTTCCTCAATGAAGAGCCATAGCGATGGTGTCTTTGTATCTCAAACCCGCATTGAGGGTGGTGCCAGGGCTGTTTTGACAAGTGGGGACCTGGAATTGCAGCGAGTTCGAGTCATTTATGCCCGAACATCTCTCCTGTTCTGGTTTGATGTGGAGCATCAGTGA
- the LOC121238822 gene encoding protein LNK2 isoform X1, producing the protein MFDWNDEELANIIWGEGDESGDHIVPYPEASEDYPKKKQWNQETATIKSTELRTAGVKIDLHGRKLESSSDLDTNADITTSGFGEDLWPDLSLSNPAKTDQDSMGTEVSNSLTEIKQFKASRGETAQLDKDVEIFQNTHEDKEQDDLVDYEWANIGSFDDLDRIFSNDDPVFGHTSVGNADVQWSSSKDVANSPVKTFPISVDSPSLASGEPQKQSKQFEIKTEYLQHDDQAFTFGHGNIKDPALHDMQNAHGISDHVEYVGDKRKPVEKAQIDMDMVVKTSAATSRPATANVMNTEELINKASRQTKKLKCQRKSLEKNEGTTLPHLHGTWSSSRNPPGQFESQMASSMHQSPPSSMLSQQRLFPGPESLQYQHVANLYVVPSAYGNLTSPYPAMPVLAHIRSAEHKHQPLLSGCDGSPCGPNPQSKSVNTPVKPLTMTPQEKIEKLRRRQQMQALLAIKKQQQQFSQQVPSNNNFITQRCLQESQTQHFEEANLEVEDKSTLPALNPTSPIEQDDSNTVSVAVNNYSVEDMVLYRLQDIISKLDMKLRLRIRDSLFRLAQSAMQRHHASDTGSTNKSSRDEHEVVAKEEINSFNRYSTMPDMETETNPIDRTVAHLLFHRPLELPSRHPDTPESPISTKLPHECKVAGSVNLSMGCLPEGAKSKQNSPHQGSKNSCPLSETHHVNQFKSGPCIDTSENASNNETADGGAVEADASK; encoded by the exons ATGTTTGATTGGAACGACGAAGAG CTTGCAAACATAATATGGGGTGAGGGTGATGAGAGTGGTGACCACATTGTGCCTTATCCTGAGGCAAGTGAAGATTATCCCAAGAAGAAGCAATGGAACCAAGAAACTGCTACCATCAAGTCTACTGAGCTGAGGACAGCTGGGGTGAAAATTGATTTGCATGGCAGAAAGCTGGAGAGCAGTTCCGACCTTGACACCAATGCAGATATTACTACTTCAGGATTTGGCGAGGATTTATGGCCTGATTTGTCTTTATCCAATCCTGCCAAAACTGATCAGGATTCTATGGGTACTGAGGTGTCTAACAGCTTAACTGAAATTAAACAATTTAAAGCATCAAGAGGTG AGACAGCTCAACTTGATaaagatgttgaaatttttcaaaatacccATGAAGATAAAGAACAAGATGATTTGGTTGATTATGAATGGGCAAATATTGGAAGCTTTGATGATCTTGATCGAATTTTCAG TAATGATGACCCAGTTTTTGGCCATACAAGTGTTGGTAATGCTGATGTGCAATGGTCTTCTTCCAAAGATGTTGCTAACAGCCCAGTAAAAACCTTCCCAATATCTGTTGACTCACCAAGTTTGGCTTCTGGAGAACCACAGAAACAATCTAaacaatttgaaattaaaacagAATATTTGCAACATGATGACCAGGCATTTACCTTCGGCCATGGGAACATCAAAGATCCTGCACTGCATGATATGCAGAATGCACATGGGATCTCAGATCATGTGGAATATGTTGGAGATAAAAGGAAGCCTGTGGAAAAGGCACAG ATAGATATGGACATGGTGGTGAAAACCTCTGCAGCAACCTCTCGCCCAGCTACTGCAAATGTCATGAACACTGAGGAGCTTATCAATAAG GCTTCTAGGcaaacaaaaaagttgaaatgtcAAAGAAAGTCATTGGAGAAGAATGAGGGGACAACATTACCTCATTTGCATGGTACCTGGTCTTCATCACGAAACCCACCTGGACAATTTGAGAGCCAAATGGCTTCCTCCATGCATCAGTCTCCTCCCTCTTCAATGCTCAGTCAACAGAGGCTGTTTCCAGGACCCGAGTCTTTACAATACCAGCATGTTGCCAATCTATATGTGGTTCCATCAGCATATGGGAATCTCACGAGTCCATATCCTGCCATGCCTGTGCTTGCTCACATTCGGTCTGCTGAGCATAAGCATCAGCCATTGCTTTCTGGTTGTGATGGTTCTCCATGCGGTCCAAATCCTCAAAGCAAGTCAGTGAACACCCCTGTGAAACCTCTGACCATGACACCTcaggaaaaaattgaaaaactaagGAGGCGGCAGCAAATGCAAGCACTGCTTGCCATTAAGAAACAACAGCAACAATTTAGTCAACAAGTCCCttctaacaataattttatCACTCAAAGATgcctccaagaaagccaaactCAGCACTTTGAGGAAGCCAATCTTGAAGTTGAAGATAAAAGCACTCTTCCTGCTCTGAATCCAACCTCACCTATTGAGCAAGATGATTCCAATACAGTCTCTGTGGCAGTAAATAATTATTCAGTGGAGGATATGGTACTTTACAGGCTTCAAGATATTATTTCAAAG TTGGACATGAAATTAAGACTTCGTATACGGGATAGCTTGTTCCGGTTGGCTCAAAGTGCAATGCAAAGGCATCACGCTAGTGATACAGGCAGTACCAACAAAAGTAGCAGGGATGAACATGAAGTCGTTGCAAAGGAAGAAATCAACAGTTTTAATAG GTATTCAACAATGCCTGACATGGAGACAGAGACTAATCCCATAGACCGAACAGTGGCCCATTTACTCTTTCATAGGCCTTTGGAGTTACCATCAAGACATCCTGATACACCTGAATCACCTATTTCTACAAAGCTTCCACATGAATGCAAAGTCGCAGGCTCAGTGAACTTGTCGATGGGCTGCCTGCCAGAGGGTGCAAAAAGTAAACAGAACTCTCCGCACCAAGGATCTAAGAATTCTTGCCCGTTATCTGAAACCCACCATGTCAATCAGTTTAAAAGTGGCCCTTGCATAGACACTTCAGAGAACGCTTCAAACAATGAGACTGCAGATGGTGGAGCTGTGGAGGCTGATGCCTCTAAATGA
- the LOC121238822 gene encoding protein LNK2 isoform X4 gives MFDWNDEELANIIWGEGDESGDHIVPYPEASEDYPKKKQWNQETATIKSTELRTAGVKIDLHGRKLESSSDLDTNADITTSGFGEDLWPDLSLSNPAKTDQDSMGTEVSNSLTEIKQFKASRAQLDKDVEIFQNTHEDKEQDDLVDYEWANIGSFDDLDRIFSNDDPVFGHTSVGNADVQWSSSKDVANSPVKTFPISVDSPSLASGEPQKQSKQFEIKTEYLQHDDQAFTFGHGNIKDPALHDMQNAHGISDHVEYVGDKRKPVEKAQIDMDMVVKTSAATSRPATANVMNTEELINKASRQTKKLKCQRKSLEKNEGTTLPHLHGTWSSSRNPPGQFESQMASSMHQSPPSSMLSQQRLFPGPESLQYQHVANLYVVPSAYGNLTSPYPAMPVLAHIRSAEHKHQPLLSGCDGSPCGPNPQSKSVNTPVKPLTMTPQEKIEKLRRRQQMQALLAIKKQQQQFSQQVPSNNNFITQRCLQESQTQHFEEANLEVEDKSTLPALNPTSPIEQDDSNTVSVAVNNYSVEDMVLYRLQDIISKLDMKLRLRIRDSLFRLAQSAMQRHHASDTGSTNKSSRDEHEVVAKEEINSFNRYSTMPDMETETNPIDRTVAHLLFHRPLELPSRHPDTPESPISTKLPHECKVAGSVNLSMGCLPEGAKSKQNSPHQGSKNSCPLSETHHVNQFKSGPCIDTSENASNNETADGGAVEADASK, from the exons ATGTTTGATTGGAACGACGAAGAG CTTGCAAACATAATATGGGGTGAGGGTGATGAGAGTGGTGACCACATTGTGCCTTATCCTGAGGCAAGTGAAGATTATCCCAAGAAGAAGCAATGGAACCAAGAAACTGCTACCATCAAGTCTACTGAGCTGAGGACAGCTGGGGTGAAAATTGATTTGCATGGCAGAAAGCTGGAGAGCAGTTCCGACCTTGACACCAATGCAGATATTACTACTTCAGGATTTGGCGAGGATTTATGGCCTGATTTGTCTTTATCCAATCCTGCCAAAACTGATCAGGATTCTATGGGTACTGAGGTGTCTAACAGCTTAACTGAAATTAAACAATTTAAAGCATCAAGAG CTCAACTTGATaaagatgttgaaatttttcaaaatacccATGAAGATAAAGAACAAGATGATTTGGTTGATTATGAATGGGCAAATATTGGAAGCTTTGATGATCTTGATCGAATTTTCAG TAATGATGACCCAGTTTTTGGCCATACAAGTGTTGGTAATGCTGATGTGCAATGGTCTTCTTCCAAAGATGTTGCTAACAGCCCAGTAAAAACCTTCCCAATATCTGTTGACTCACCAAGTTTGGCTTCTGGAGAACCACAGAAACAATCTAaacaatttgaaattaaaacagAATATTTGCAACATGATGACCAGGCATTTACCTTCGGCCATGGGAACATCAAAGATCCTGCACTGCATGATATGCAGAATGCACATGGGATCTCAGATCATGTGGAATATGTTGGAGATAAAAGGAAGCCTGTGGAAAAGGCACAG ATAGATATGGACATGGTGGTGAAAACCTCTGCAGCAACCTCTCGCCCAGCTACTGCAAATGTCATGAACACTGAGGAGCTTATCAATAAG GCTTCTAGGcaaacaaaaaagttgaaatgtcAAAGAAAGTCATTGGAGAAGAATGAGGGGACAACATTACCTCATTTGCATGGTACCTGGTCTTCATCACGAAACCCACCTGGACAATTTGAGAGCCAAATGGCTTCCTCCATGCATCAGTCTCCTCCCTCTTCAATGCTCAGTCAACAGAGGCTGTTTCCAGGACCCGAGTCTTTACAATACCAGCATGTTGCCAATCTATATGTGGTTCCATCAGCATATGGGAATCTCACGAGTCCATATCCTGCCATGCCTGTGCTTGCTCACATTCGGTCTGCTGAGCATAAGCATCAGCCATTGCTTTCTGGTTGTGATGGTTCTCCATGCGGTCCAAATCCTCAAAGCAAGTCAGTGAACACCCCTGTGAAACCTCTGACCATGACACCTcaggaaaaaattgaaaaactaagGAGGCGGCAGCAAATGCAAGCACTGCTTGCCATTAAGAAACAACAGCAACAATTTAGTCAACAAGTCCCttctaacaataattttatCACTCAAAGATgcctccaagaaagccaaactCAGCACTTTGAGGAAGCCAATCTTGAAGTTGAAGATAAAAGCACTCTTCCTGCTCTGAATCCAACCTCACCTATTGAGCAAGATGATTCCAATACAGTCTCTGTGGCAGTAAATAATTATTCAGTGGAGGATATGGTACTTTACAGGCTTCAAGATATTATTTCAAAG TTGGACATGAAATTAAGACTTCGTATACGGGATAGCTTGTTCCGGTTGGCTCAAAGTGCAATGCAAAGGCATCACGCTAGTGATACAGGCAGTACCAACAAAAGTAGCAGGGATGAACATGAAGTCGTTGCAAAGGAAGAAATCAACAGTTTTAATAG GTATTCAACAATGCCTGACATGGAGACAGAGACTAATCCCATAGACCGAACAGTGGCCCATTTACTCTTTCATAGGCCTTTGGAGTTACCATCAAGACATCCTGATACACCTGAATCACCTATTTCTACAAAGCTTCCACATGAATGCAAAGTCGCAGGCTCAGTGAACTTGTCGATGGGCTGCCTGCCAGAGGGTGCAAAAAGTAAACAGAACTCTCCGCACCAAGGATCTAAGAATTCTTGCCCGTTATCTGAAACCCACCATGTCAATCAGTTTAAAAGTGGCCCTTGCATAGACACTTCAGAGAACGCTTCAAACAATGAGACTGCAGATGGTGGAGCTGTGGAGGCTGATGCCTCTAAATGA